Proteins found in one Campylobacter concisus genomic segment:
- a CDS encoding DoxX family protein translates to MKNVDLGLLFIRLGLGICLFMHGFGKILHGLSGVKGILVNAGLPGFLAYFSYLGELLAPIMLIIGFYSRVGAILVLGTSITILYSYYGFANLFALNEVNGFKSELIYLYIAISLCILLIGSGKYAIKQD, encoded by the coding sequence ATGAAAAACGTTGATCTTGGACTTTTGTTTATACGTTTAGGACTCGGTATCTGCCTTTTTATGCATGGTTTTGGTAAAATTTTACATGGACTTAGTGGAGTAAAAGGTATATTAGTAAATGCTGGATTACCTGGATTTTTGGCATATTTTTCTTACCTTGGAGAGCTCTTAGCACCCATCATGTTAATTATTGGTTTTTATTCAAGAGTAGGCGCTATCCTAGTTTTAGGTACTAGTATTACTATTTTATACTCGTACTATGGATTTGCAAATTTATTTGCATTAAATGAGGTTAATGGCTTTAAATCGGAACTTATCTATCTTTATATTGCTATTTCACTTTGTATTCTTTTGATAGGTAGTGGCAAATATGCTATCAAACAAGACTAA
- the rpsL gene encoding 30S ribosomal protein S12 translates to MPTINQLVRKERKKVIVKSKSPALKECPQRRGVCTRVYTTTPKKPNSALRKVAKVRLTSGFEVISYIGGEGHNLQEHSIVLVRGGRVKDLPGVKYHIVRGALDTAGVAKRTVSRSKYGAKRPKAGAAAATKK, encoded by the coding sequence GTGCCAACCATAAATCAATTGGTCAGAAAAGAACGCAAGAAAGTGATTGTTAAGTCAAAATCTCCAGCGTTAAAAGAGTGCCCTCAAAGAAGAGGAGTTTGCACTAGGGTTTATACTACAACTCCTAAAAAACCAAACTCAGCTTTGAGGAAAGTTGCCAAAGTCAGGCTAACAAGCGGTTTTGAAGTCATCAGCTATATCGGTGGTGAAGGTCACAACCTACAAGAACACAGTATCGTTTTAGTTCGCGGCGGTAGGGTTAAAGACTTACCAGGTGTTAAATATCACATCGTTCGTGGTGCACTTGATACTGCTGGTGTTGCAAAAAGAACAGTTTCTCGTTCTAAATATGGTGCGAAACGCCCTAAAGCTGGCGCTGCAGCTGCAACAAAAAAGTAA
- the rpsG gene encoding 30S ribosomal protein S7 — protein sequence MRRRKAPVREVLPDPIYGNKIITKFINSLMYDGKKSVATEIMYGAIKAIEKKNAEVKGIDVFNDAIENVKPILEVKSRRVGGATYQVPVEVRPARQQALAIRWLITYARKRSERTMIDKLANELLDAANSKGASFKKKEDTYKMAEANKAFAHYRW from the coding sequence ATGAGAAGAAGAAAAGCCCCTGTAAGGGAAGTCTTACCTGATCCGATTTACGGAAATAAAATAATCACTAAATTTATTAATTCTCTTATGTATGATGGCAAAAAAAGCGTCGCTACTGAGATAATGTATGGTGCTATTAAAGCCATAGAAAAGAAAAATGCTGAGGTTAAAGGCATTGACGTTTTTAACGATGCTATTGAAAATGTAAAACCTATTTTAGAAGTTAAATCACGCCGTGTTGGTGGTGCTACTTATCAAGTACCAGTTGAGGTTCGCCCAGCTCGCCAACAAGCTCTTGCTATTCGCTGGCTTATAACTTACGCTAGAAAGAGAAGCGAAAGAACTATGATAGATAAACTAGCGAATGAGCTCTTAGATGCGGCAAACTCAAAAGGTGCATCTTTCAAGAAGAAGGAAGATACTTACAAGATGGCAGAGGCTAATAAAGCATTTGCTCACTACCGCTGGTAA
- the fusA gene encoding elongation factor G, which produces MAERKTPLHKVRNIGIAAHIDAGKTTTSERILFFTGMSHKIGEVHDGAATMDWMEQEKERGITITSAATTAFWKGYQINLIDTPGHVDFTIEVERSMRVLDGAVSVFCSVGGVQPQSETVWRQANKYHVPRIVFVNKMDRIGANFFRVEEQIRERLKANPIPIQIPIGAEDNFRGVVDLVRMKAYVWNDEKKPTDYVEEEIPAEVKEKAEEYRAKLIEAVSETDDSLMEKFFAGEELSEEEIKKGIKAGCLRMTITPMLCGTAFKNKGIQPLLDAVVDYLPAPDEIEAIKGVYEDGTEVTVESTDNGEFAALAFKIMTDPFVGQLTFIRVYRGSLESGSYAYNTVQDSKERIGRLLKMHSNKREEITELFAGEIGAVVGLKNTLTGDTLASEKDKVILERMDFPEPVISVAVEPKTKADQEKMAIALQKLAQEDPSFRVSTDEESGQTIISGMGELHLEIIVDRMLREFKVDAEVGQPQVAYRETIRKTVEQEYKYAKQSGGRGQYGHVFLRIEPLPAASGFEFVNDIKGGVVPKEYIPAVEKGCKEALQSGVLAGYPVEDVKVTLFDGSYHEVDSSEMAFKLAASMGFKEGARKAGAVILEPMMKVEVETPEEYMGDVIGDLNKRRGQVNSMDDRNGVKIIAAYCPLAQMFGYSTDLRSMTQGRATYSMEFDHYEEVPKNVSDEIIKKRNG; this is translated from the coding sequence ATGGCAGAGAGAAAAACGCCTTTACATAAGGTAAGAAATATCGGTATTGCGGCTCACATTGATGCTGGAAAGACAACTACTAGTGAGAGAATTTTATTCTTTACTGGTATGAGCCATAAAATAGGTGAGGTTCATGATGGTGCTGCTACCATGGACTGGATGGAACAAGAAAAAGAGCGTGGTATTACTATTACTTCGGCTGCAACTACGGCATTTTGGAAGGGTTATCAAATAAACCTAATTGACACTCCGGGACACGTTGACTTTACTATCGAAGTTGAGCGTTCTATGCGTGTCCTTGACGGTGCTGTTTCAGTATTTTGTTCTGTTGGTGGTGTTCAACCACAATCAGAAACCGTTTGGAGACAAGCAAATAAATATCACGTACCAAGAATTGTTTTTGTTAATAAAATGGACAGAATTGGTGCAAATTTCTTTAGAGTTGAAGAGCAGATCAGGGAAAGACTAAAAGCAAACCCAATTCCTATTCAAATTCCTATAGGTGCTGAGGATAACTTTAGAGGTGTGGTTGACCTTGTAAGAATGAAAGCTTACGTTTGGAATGATGAGAAAAAGCCAACTGACTATGTTGAAGAAGAAATTCCAGCTGAAGTTAAAGAAAAAGCAGAGGAATACCGTGCAAAACTAATCGAAGCAGTTTCAGAGACAGATGATAGCTTGATGGAGAAATTTTTTGCTGGTGAAGAGCTAAGTGAAGAAGAGATTAAAAAAGGCATAAAAGCAGGGTGCTTGAGAATGACTATCACGCCTATGCTTTGTGGAACCGCGTTTAAAAACAAGGGTATTCAACCTCTACTTGATGCTGTTGTTGATTACTTGCCAGCTCCAGATGAAATTGAAGCTATTAAAGGCGTATATGAAGATGGTACTGAAGTAACTGTTGAAAGCACTGATAATGGTGAATTTGCAGCTCTTGCATTTAAGATTATGACTGATCCATTTGTTGGACAGCTAACATTTATTCGTGTTTATAGAGGAAGCTTGGAAAGTGGTAGCTATGCTTATAATACCGTTCAAGATAGTAAAGAGAGAATCGGTCGTTTGCTAAAAATGCACTCAAATAAACGTGAAGAGATTACTGAGCTTTTCGCTGGTGAGATCGGCGCTGTTGTCGGTCTAAAAAATACTCTAACAGGTGATACTCTAGCTAGCGAAAAAGATAAAGTTATCCTTGAGAGAATGGACTTCCCTGAGCCAGTTATTAGTGTTGCGGTTGAGCCAAAAACAAAAGCAGATCAGGAAAAAATGGCAATAGCGCTTCAAAAACTAGCTCAAGAAGATCCAAGTTTTAGAGTTAGTACAGACGAAGAGAGTGGTCAAACTATTATTAGCGGTATGGGTGAGCTTCACTTGGAGATCATAGTTGATCGTATGCTTCGTGAATTTAAAGTTGATGCAGAGGTTGGACAACCACAAGTTGCTTATCGCGAAACTATTCGTAAGACAGTTGAGCAAGAATATAAGTATGCTAAACAATCAGGCGGTCGTGGTCAATATGGTCACGTATTTTTACGTATTGAGCCACTTCCAGCTGCTAGTGGATTTGAGTTTGTTAATGATATCAAAGGTGGTGTTGTTCCAAAAGAATATATTCCGGCTGTTGAAAAAGGTTGTAAAGAGGCACTTCAAAGTGGTGTTCTTGCTGGTTATCCAGTCGAAGATGTTAAAGTTACACTATTTGATGGTAGCTACCATGAAGTTGACTCGTCTGAAATGGCATTTAAGCTTGCTGCTTCAATGGGTTTTAAGGAAGGTGCTAGAAAAGCAGGTGCTGTTATTCTTGAACCTATGATGAAGGTTGAAGTTGAAACTCCAGAAGAGTATATGGGTGATGTTATAGGCGACCTTAATAAACGTCGTGGCCAAGTAAATTCAATGGATGATAGAAATGGTGTGAAGATTATTGCAGCTTATTGTCCATTAGCTCAAATGTTTGGCTATTCAACAGATCTTCGCTCAATGACTCAAGGTCGTGCAACTTACTCAATGGAATTCGATCACTACGAAGAAGTTCCTAAAAACGTAAGTGATGAGATCATTAAAAAGAGAAATGGCTAA
- a CDS encoding rhodanese-like domain-containing protein, translating into MKKILLLGAVCCMLSADVKTVNISPDEIKKYDQIIDIRTPSEWQETGVIAGAKTITFNPNDKSAFLEELSKAVDIKKPIALVCRSGRRSTAAAAAIDSSDLKIINLDGGMSSLIEQGYKTTPYKK; encoded by the coding sequence ATGAAAAAAATTTTACTTTTAGGAGCTGTTTGTTGTATGTTGTCAGCTGATGTTAAAACCGTTAATATAAGCCCAGATGAGATCAAAAAATATGATCAGATTATCGATATAAGAACTCCATCTGAGTGGCAAGAGACTGGCGTTATCGCAGGTGCAAAGACTATAACTTTTAATCCAAACGATAAGAGTGCATTTTTAGAGGAGCTTTCAAAGGCAGTTGATATCAAAAAACCTATTGCTCTTGTTTGTAGAAGTGGTAGAAGAAGCACAGCAGCAGCTGCAGCAATAGATAGCTCAGATCTTAAGATAATAAATTTAGATGGAGGTATGAGCAGTTTGATCGAGCAAGGCTACAAAACTACACCTTATAAAAAATAG
- a CDS encoding Dps family protein yields the protein MSKVILQLNVIQADANALYIKFHDLHWNVKGIQFFSVHEYTEKAYEDMSEIFDDAAERALMLGGRPIVKAEELAKVTHIKHEPKEIYTPTEVLEIVLADYKHLLGEFKKLDELAEGDTTTQMYAQDQIAKFEKAIWMLNATLSK from the coding sequence ATGTCAAAAGTTATTTTACAGTTAAATGTTATTCAGGCTGATGCAAATGCACTTTATATTAAATTTCACGACCTTCACTGGAATGTAAAAGGTATTCAATTTTTTAGCGTTCATGAATACACAGAAAAAGCTTATGAAGATATGAGTGAGATATTTGACGATGCAGCTGAGAGAGCTCTTATGCTTGGTGGCAGACCTATCGTCAAGGCTGAGGAGCTAGCAAAAGTTACTCATATCAAACACGAGCCAAAAGAAATTTACACTCCAACTGAGGTTTTAGAGATTGTCTTGGCTGATTATAAACACCTTTTGGGCGAGTTTAAAAAGCTTGACGAGCTTGCAGAAGGCGATACAACAACTCAAATGTATGCACAAGATCAAATCGCAAAATTTGAAAAAGCGATCTGGATGCTAAACGCAACACTTAGCAAATAA
- a CDS encoding hydrogenase-4 component G codes for MKISQIANSYNSSSLKENVKSEISLHKDEKDISKKESEITNLTAKDISNSYFLQYQKEIVKSSSSNLLAQGGLSFNAPKNLSEILSGLDLTNIGYNGKSLNELTSDEANDLISENGFFGIANTADRIASFVLNGAGDDVEKLKAGREGVAKGFEDAKKIWGGELPEISQKTIEKTLETLDKKIAELGGNVLNVSA; via the coding sequence ATGAAAATTTCTCAAATCGCAAACTCATATAATAGTTCAAGCCTAAAAGAAAATGTAAAATCAGAAATTTCACTTCATAAAGATGAAAAGGATATCTCTAAAAAAGAGTCTGAAATTACAAATTTAACAGCCAAAGATATTTCAAATAGCTACTTTTTGCAGTATCAAAAAGAGATCGTTAAAAGCAGTAGTTCAAATTTATTAGCTCAAGGTGGCTTAAGCTTTAATGCGCCTAAAAATTTATCAGAAATTTTATCAGGCCTTGATCTTACAAATATCGGCTATAATGGTAAATCTTTAAACGAGCTAACTAGTGACGAGGCAAATGATCTTATTAGCGAGAATGGATTTTTTGGTATCGCAAATACGGCTGATAGGATAGCTAGCTTTGTGCTAAATGGTGCAGGCGATGACGTGGAAAAACTAAAAGCTGGTAGAGAGGGTGTAGCAAAGGGTTTTGAGGATGCGAAGAAAATTTGGGGAGGTGAGCTTCCTGAAATTTCTCAAAAGACTATTGAAAAGACCCTTGAGACACTTGATAAAAAGATCGCCGAGCTTGGCGGCAACGTTTTAAATGTTTCAGCTTAA
- a CDS encoding major outer membrane protein gives MKLTKISLATLVALGAFSSVASATPLEEAIKNVDLSGFARYRYTNTHNKDTEQSDVTKKSEANHQFRMVTNFKAAIDDNFFGVIGLRYNSVDGSGDNAKTRQADGTDKTDTTKTFDVHQFYLGYKIGGTTITAGKQAIGSYFTDDAVGTGVRVVNEDIEGLTLTALAFDAISSEWADGDLYKKATGSLDSYDVGNLYAAGIAGSYDPVNFQLWYASLTNLADLLAADVSANFAITNDVSLGARLNYVNSTVDASAKSKLGYNDGNFYAGELSTSLFGFDLAGGYIGWKSKDKGISAFSFEDQGSLIDAGEDIFDWTYAEGKGNFFYVTGAYTFDKFTAGLDYVKGTQKTSAGAGNPDAKDKVEEFVPRFAYQYSKKLKFSSFYSFQTHKLDNDEKKKEDKFRFEAKYSF, from the coding sequence ATGAAACTAACAAAAATTAGTTTAGCCACTTTGGTTGCTTTAGGTGCGTTTTCAAGCGTAGCAAGTGCTACTCCACTTGAAGAAGCTATAAAAAATGTAGATCTTTCAGGATTTGCAAGATATAGATATACAAATACTCACAATAAAGATACAGAGCAAAGTGATGTTACAAAAAAAAGCGAAGCTAATCATCAATTTAGAATGGTTACAAACTTTAAAGCCGCTATTGATGATAATTTCTTTGGAGTTATTGGTTTAAGATATAACTCTGTTGATGGCTCAGGTGATAACGCTAAAACAAGACAAGCAGATGGTACAGATAAAACAGATACAACAAAGACATTTGATGTTCATCAATTCTATCTTGGCTATAAAATTGGCGGTACAACTATCACAGCCGGTAAACAAGCCATTGGTTCATACTTTACTGATGATGCAGTTGGTACAGGTGTAAGAGTAGTAAATGAAGACATTGAAGGTCTTACGCTTACAGCTTTAGCATTTGATGCTATCTCTAGTGAATGGGCTGATGGTGATTTATACAAGAAGGCAACAGGTTCTTTAGACAGTTATGATGTTGGTAATCTATATGCAGCTGGCATAGCTGGCTCATATGATCCAGTAAATTTCCAACTATGGTATGCTAGTTTAACAAACCTAGCTGACCTACTTGCTGCTGATGTTTCAGCAAATTTTGCTATTACTAATGATGTTTCTTTGGGTGCAAGACTTAACTATGTAAATAGCACAGTTGATGCTAGTGCAAAAAGCAAACTAGGATATAACGATGGTAACTTCTATGCTGGAGAACTTTCAACTTCACTATTTGGTTTTGATTTAGCTGGTGGTTATATCGGTTGGAAATCTAAAGATAAAGGTATATCAGCATTTTCATTTGAAGATCAAGGAAGCTTGATTGACGCAGGTGAAGATATATTTGACTGGACATATGCAGAAGGCAAAGGTAACTTCTTCTACGTAACAGGTGCTTATACATTTGATAAATTTACAGCTGGTTTAGACTATGTAAAAGGTACTCAAAAAACATCAGCTGGTGCTGGTAATCCAGATGCAAAAGATAAAGTTGAAGAATTTGTTCCAAGATTTGCTTATCAATACAGCAAAAAGTTGAAATTTAGTTCATTCTACTCTTTCCAAACACATAAATTAGATAATGATGAGAAAAAGAAAGAAGATAAATTCAGATTTGAAGCTAAATACTCATTCTAA
- a CDS encoding c-type cytochrome gives MKSIKISFLACFLVANAFAASQVYYIEARGEFGKELAEMAKKQANDRNEKVNVYVDEDPRRYKDNRILKLGVDRKGRYSVSLGKELYEKQCASCHGENADKRPFGSTPLKNIDAKDIEDSIISYRSDSSFGGSGKNVMQNQAKILSNNDLGAILAYLKGKDAFAEQDANENKPVSTQTKQGSYLR, from the coding sequence ATGAAAAGTATTAAAATTTCTTTTTTGGCGTGTTTTTTGGTGGCAAATGCCTTTGCAGCTTCACAAGTCTACTATATAGAAGCTCGTGGTGAGTTTGGTAAAGAACTTGCTGAAATGGCAAAAAAGCAGGCTAATGATAGAAATGAAAAAGTAAATGTCTATGTTGATGAAGATCCAAGACGTTATAAAGATAATAGAATTTTAAAATTAGGCGTTGATAGAAAGGGCAGATATAGTGTTTCTTTGGGTAAGGAGCTTTATGAAAAGCAATGTGCTAGCTGTCATGGCGAGAATGCTGATAAAAGGCCATTTGGTTCAACGCCTCTAAAAAATATAGATGCTAAGGATATTGAAGATAGCATCATCTCTTATAGAAGTGACTCAAGTTTCGGTGGAAGCGGTAAAAATGTAATGCAAAACCAAGCTAAAATTCTTTCAAATAATGACCTTGGTGCGATTCTTGCCTATCTAAAAGGCAAAGATGCATTTGCTGAACAAGACGCAAATGAAAACAAACCAGTCTCTACTCAAACAAAGCAAGGTAGTTATTTAAGATAA
- the ccsA gene encoding cytochrome c biogenesis protein CcsA produces MLNPKSLFLSMGSAIVLMIIFAIASGAATIIESKTSTEAAWYYVYGASWFAIIQLLLGINLTYNIFRYNLIDPKKLPSLTFHLGFIVILIGAGITRYLGFEADMHIREKTQSNIVTTKISYLNLTALNDNGEEINAALPLGISDAKKGFDLKLKIADNEANLKFKEFVPNASYKFVDDKNGQPVVEFVVSNESESEEIFLLEEEEARVADISFIFNAKPDESKKYVLFKLVDGNFTVTSNTDLSKFTMSDSSKTELKAGSVNEFGMGSLYTISNINFAPRLVSAHASRKLVSTKDSEFNALIAELNYKGDSKEMHIFYNLTEPSRLAAAGQKFNASWGAQQVKLPFSLYLKDFELKRYPGSNSPMSYSSEVIVKDDTNMSGLDYKIYMNHVLDYDGYRFFQSSYDTDEKGTILSVNKDPGKIPTYIGYFLLGLGFVLNVVNPGSRFRKLAKLIDNESTKGGKKIVAIIAIMLLSLNFSSLKAEDFLPNISKEHTQKLARLIVQSSDGRMKPFDTLSKEILNKIHRSENINSLNSNQAMLSIMVTPDFWRSEKIISLGQSKELKKELGIDENAKYASFNDFFRATKDGGSEYKLTKFAEIANRKHPGSRNTFDKDVIKIDERLNVFYMIFIGEIFKIFPKQDDPSNSWYSPASAMMYFPPKEADLVINMMREYFAAVDAATKDSDWSKADAALDKISAYQQKYGSAVMPSEEKINIEILFNKIQIFERLTPVYLLAGLALLFFVFVKMLAPNIQINGIVRVVYIVNLLAFLAHTVGLGLRWYIAEHAPWSNAYESMVYIAWALGFSGIVFAKRSPIALALTSILAGVTLFVAHLSWMDPQITTLVPVLQSYWLTIHVSVITASYGFLGLCALLGGFTLLLIILQNKKKPNPEISRNILEATRINEMAMILGLSLLTLGNFLGGVWANESWGRYWGWDSKETWALVSILVYAAVLHIRFIPKLNNQYAFAVASFFAYWSIIMTYFGVNFYLAGMHSYAAGDPLPVPDFVWISIVIMVLMSILAFTKRSLCSRL; encoded by the coding sequence ATGTTAAATCCAAAATCATTATTTTTAAGTATGGGCTCAGCTATCGTTTTGATGATAATCTTTGCCATAGCTAGCGGAGCCGCTACGATAATAGAAAGTAAAACTAGTACAGAAGCTGCATGGTACTATGTTTATGGTGCCAGCTGGTTTGCTATCATTCAACTACTGCTTGGTATAAATTTGACCTATAATATCTTTAGATATAACTTAATCGATCCAAAAAAACTCCCTTCGCTTACCTTTCACCTTGGTTTTATCGTTATCTTAATCGGTGCTGGTATAACAAGATATCTTGGCTTTGAGGCTGATATGCATATAAGAGAAAAAACTCAGTCAAATATCGTTACGACAAAAATATCCTATTTAAATTTAACCGCATTAAACGATAATGGAGAAGAGATAAACGCTGCTTTGCCACTAGGAATTTCTGATGCAAAAAAAGGTTTTGATCTAAAGCTAAAAATAGCAGATAATGAAGCTAATTTAAAATTTAAAGAATTTGTGCCAAATGCAAGTTATAAGTTTGTGGATGATAAAAACGGGCAACCAGTAGTGGAATTTGTGGTTTCAAACGAGAGTGAAAGTGAAGAAATCTTCTTGTTAGAAGAAGAGGAAGCAAGAGTTGCAGATATTAGTTTTATCTTTAATGCTAAGCCAGACGAAAGCAAAAAATATGTGCTTTTTAAATTAGTGGATGGAAATTTTACAGTTACTTCAAATACTGATCTTTCAAAATTTACAATGAGTGATAGCTCAAAAACTGAGTTAAAAGCTGGTAGCGTAAATGAATTTGGCATGGGTAGTCTTTATACTATTTCAAATATAAATTTTGCTCCAAGATTAGTTTCAGCTCATGCCTCAAGGAAGCTAGTTAGCACAAAAGATAGCGAATTTAACGCCTTGATAGCTGAATTAAATTATAAAGGCGATAGTAAAGAGATGCATATTTTTTATAACCTAACAGAGCCTTCACGCTTGGCTGCGGCTGGACAAAAATTTAACGCTTCATGGGGTGCACAGCAAGTTAAACTTCCGTTTAGCTTATACTTAAAAGACTTTGAGCTTAAAAGATATCCTGGCTCAAATTCGCCTATGAGCTATTCAAGTGAAGTTATTGTAAAAGATGATACAAACATGTCTGGGCTTGACTATAAAATTTATATGAATCATGTGCTTGACTATGATGGGTATAGATTTTTCCAAAGTTCATACGATACAGATGAAAAAGGAACCATTCTCTCTGTCAATAAAGATCCAGGCAAGATACCAACTTATATCGGCTACTTTTTGCTTGGGCTTGGCTTTGTGTTAAATGTTGTAAATCCTGGTAGTCGTTTTAGAAAGCTAGCTAAGTTAATCGATAATGAATCAACAAAAGGCGGTAAAAAGATTGTTGCTATCATTGCCATTATGCTTTTAAGTTTAAATTTTAGCTCATTAAAGGCTGAAGACTTTTTGCCTAATATCAGCAAAGAGCACACACAAAAGCTTGCTAGACTTATTGTGCAAAGCTCAGATGGTAGAATGAAGCCATTTGACACTCTTAGCAAAGAAATTTTAAATAAAATACATAGAAGCGAGAACATAAATAGCCTAAACTCGAATCAAGCGATGCTTTCAATAATGGTAACGCCTGATTTTTGGCGAAGTGAAAAAATTATCTCACTTGGACAAAGCAAGGAACTAAAAAAAGAGCTTGGCATAGATGAAAATGCGAAATATGCAAGTTTTAATGATTTTTTTAGAGCCACAAAAGATGGCGGAAGTGAATATAAACTCACAAAATTTGCCGAAATTGCTAATCGCAAGCACCCTGGATCGCGCAATACGTTTGATAAAGACGTAATCAAGATCGATGAGAGATTGAATGTTTTTTATATGATATTTATTGGTGAAATTTTTAAAATTTTTCCAAAACAAGATGATCCATCAAACTCTTGGTATTCGCCTGCTAGTGCAATGATGTACTTTCCGCCTAAGGAGGCCGATCTAGTCATCAATATGATGAGAGAGTATTTTGCAGCAGTTGATGCGGCAACAAAAGATAGTGATTGGAGTAAGGCTGATGCTGCACTTGATAAAATTTCAGCCTATCAGCAAAAGTACGGCTCTGCTGTAATGCCAAGTGAAGAAAAGATAAATATAGAAATTTTGTTTAACAAAATTCAAATTTTTGAACGATTGACGCCGGTTTATCTTTTGGCTGGCCTTGCACTTTTATTTTTTGTTTTTGTTAAAATGCTAGCTCCAAATATTCAGATAAATGGTATTGTAAGAGTTGTATATATTGTAAATTTACTAGCTTTTCTTGCTCATACTGTTGGACTTGGACTTCGTTGGTACATTGCTGAGCATGCGCCTTGGAGTAACGCTTATGAATCAATGGTCTATATCGCTTGGGCTTTAGGATTTTCTGGTATCGTCTTTGCAAAACGTAGCCCTATCGCTCTTGCTCTTACGTCTATATTGGCTGGTGTTACATTATTTGTTGCACACCTTAGCTGGATGGATCCGCAGATCACTACACTTGTGCCAGTGCTTCAAAGCTACTGGCTAACAATACATGTTTCTGTCATTACTGCAAGTTATGGATTTTTAGGGCTTTGCGCGTTACTTGGTGGCTTTACTCTATTACTTATCATTTTGCAAAATAAGAAAAAGCCAAATCCAGAAATTTCTCGCAATATCCTCGAAGCCACCCGCATAAATGAGATGGCTATGATACTAGGACTTAGTTTACTTACTCTTGGAAATTTCCTGGGCGGTGTTTGGGCGAACGAGAGTTGGGGTAGATATTGGGGCTGGGATAGCAAGGAGACTTGGGCATTAGTTTCGATACTTGTTTATGCCGCAGTTCTTCATATAAGATTTATTCCAAAGCTAAATAACCAGTATGCATTTGCAGTGGCTTCATTCTTTGCTTATTGGTCGATTATTATGACTTATTTTGGCGTAAATTTTTATTTAGCTGGTATGCACTCGTATGCAGCTGGCGATCCATTACCAGTGCCTGATTTTGTCTGGATTAGTATCGTGATAATGGTGCTTATGAGTATTTTGGCATTTACAAAGCGATCACTTTGTTCAAGGCTTTAG
- a CDS encoding fatty-acid--CoA ligase, with protein MLIYILLRNRDYSTETKELVLEKEEITIEKLEKLAGDNSLSKNELFELIQIFVGNFSIPAKNNQVMPKEANNYINFIILICSHKNSDAKLISFLDKEAKKKNPSYIVEIEESEKIGIENRKNRR; from the coding sequence GTGTTAATCTATATACTTTTAAGAAATAGGGATTATAGCACCGAAACAAAGGAGCTTGTATTAGAAAAAGAAGAGATAACGATCGAAAAGCTTGAAAAACTTGCGGGTGATAATAGTTTAAGCAAAAACGAGCTTTTCGAACTTATTCAAATCTTTGTAGGAAATTTTAGTATACCAGCTAAAAATAACCAAGTCATGCCAAAAGAGGCAAACAACTATATAAATTTCATAATTTTGATCTGCTCTCATAAAAATTCTGATGCAAAGCTCATTAGTTTTTTAGACAAAGAGGCTAAAAAGAAAAATCCAAGCTACATTGTCGAAATAGAAGAGAGTGAAAAAATCGGCATAGAAAATCGCAAAAATCGTAGATAA